A genomic region of Rhipicephalus sanguineus isolate Rsan-2018 chromosome 3, BIME_Rsan_1.4, whole genome shotgun sequence contains the following coding sequences:
- the LOC125757866 gene encoding growth/differentiation factor 11-like has product MAGGALQAALAAALLLAGCGGRCPAGVDGHGGGGGGGAPSSAALAGDDQRQLKLDAVRHQILSKLSLRERPPQRRESAPPLARELALEALRRVHLLPEPRALEDQGAPDPRQEDDYYGRTAEIIAFAEPGQFLFPSPPRAHHLCILLFIFLPLSGPRFLPQERSSSRSSSPLASLPPQRHSHARRPLPHLSRR; this is encoded by the coding sequence ATGGCCGGTGGCGCTCTCCAGGCGGCCCTCGCCGCCGCGCTACTACTCGCCGGCTGCGGAGGACGCTGCCCCGCCGGCGTCGATGGTcacggaggcggcggcggtggcggcgcgcCGTCGTCCGCCGCGCTGGCCGGAGATGACCAGCGGCAGCTGAAGCTGGACGCCGTCAGGCACCAGATCCTCTCCAAGCTGAGCCTACGCGAGCGGCCACCCCAGCGTCGGGAGTCCGCGCCGCCGCTAGCCCGCGAACTGGCCCTCGAGGCACTGCGCAGGGTGCATCTGCTGCCCGAACCACGCGCGCTCGAGGACCAAGGGGCGCCCGACCCGAGGCAGGAGGACGACTACTACGGACGCACGGCCGAGATCATCGCCTTCGCCGAACCCGGTCAGTTTTTATTTCCGTCCCCTCCCCGCGCCCATCATCTATGCATCTTGTTATTTATTTTCCTTCCACTTTCGGGACCTCGTTTTCTCCCGCAAGAACGTTCTTCctcgcgctcctcctctcccctcgcTTCTCTCCCACCCCAACGTCACAGTCACGCAAGACGTCCGTTACCGCATCTGTCCCGCCGTTGA